A part of Paraliobacillus zengyii genomic DNA contains:
- a CDS encoding L-cystine transporter produces the protein MDTVFILINIALMLALIGLLIFMQKRHVSFSKRVFTGLGLGILLGVLLQVAYPADSEIVSTTTEWYNILGRGYVQLLMMIVIPLVMVSIIQSIINLEKSADLGKMSAWIIGILVGTAMVAALVGIVAASVFNLDANQIEIGQAEQDRGFALEETLGEVENLSTPDKILSFIPANPFLDMTGQRSTSTIAVVIFSVFIGVAVLGVRRKKPEEAAKFTEIINAVYAVVMRIVTLILRLTPFGILGLMANTVAGTDVAGILELGKFVGASYVALIAMFIIHLIVLALFGLNPLTFLRKVLPVLGFAFTSRSSAGTIPLNIQAQKNSLGVHEGIANMSASFGATIGQNGCAGIYPAMLAVMIAPSQGIDPLSFGFIVQLILIIGISSFGVAGVGGGATFAALIVLSSMNLPVALAGLLISVEPLIDMGRTALNVNGAMLSGTLTSKIMRKLNIKTYNNPTAIEKDTTI, from the coding sequence TTGGATACAGTATTTATTCTTATCAACATTGCATTAATGTTAGCACTAATAGGTTTATTAATTTTCATGCAAAAAAGACATGTCTCTTTCAGTAAAAGAGTCTTTACAGGTTTAGGGTTAGGAATACTCTTAGGGGTGTTATTACAAGTAGCATATCCTGCTGATTCAGAGATAGTAAGTACTACAACAGAATGGTATAACATACTTGGCCGTGGCTATGTACAATTACTAATGATGATTGTTATTCCGCTAGTTATGGTATCAATCATTCAATCTATTATAAACTTAGAAAAGTCGGCTGATCTAGGTAAGATGTCAGCTTGGATTATTGGTATCCTTGTTGGAACGGCAATGGTTGCAGCGTTAGTCGGTATTGTGGCAGCTTCTGTATTCAATTTAGATGCTAACCAAATTGAAATAGGTCAAGCCGAACAAGATAGAGGATTCGCTTTAGAAGAAACACTTGGAGAAGTAGAAAACTTATCTACACCAGACAAAATATTAAGTTTTATTCCAGCTAATCCATTTTTGGATATGACAGGACAACGTTCAACCTCAACGATAGCTGTTGTAATCTTTTCTGTGTTTATTGGTGTAGCAGTATTAGGTGTGAGACGCAAAAAACCAGAAGAAGCAGCAAAATTCACTGAGATAATCAATGCGGTATATGCTGTCGTAATGCGAATTGTAACGTTAATATTACGATTAACACCATTTGGTATTTTAGGTCTAATGGCTAATACAGTTGCCGGAACAGATGTCGCTGGAATACTAGAACTCGGTAAATTCGTTGGAGCTTCTTATGTAGCATTAATTGCAATGTTTATAATTCATTTAATTGTTTTAGCATTGTTTGGCTTAAATCCACTAACTTTTTTAAGAAAAGTATTACCGGTATTAGGTTTTGCCTTCACATCACGTTCAAGTGCGGGTACAATACCACTGAATATCCAAGCACAAAAGAATAGTTTAGGTGTGCATGAGGGAATTGCAAACATGTCTGCATCATTTGGTGCAACAATCGGTCAAAATGGTTGTGCAGGAATTTACCCAGCTATGTTAGCTGTAATGATTGCACCATCACAAGGCATTGATCCACTGTCATTTGGTTTCATTGTTCAATTAATTTTAATTATTGGAATTAGTTCATTTGGTGTTGCAGGTGTTGGTGGCGGTGCAACGTTTGCAGCATTAATCGTTTTATCATCAATGAACTTACCAGTTGCGTTAGCTGGTCTACTTATTTCAGTAGAACCATTAATCGATATGGGACGTACTGCATTGAATGTTAATGGTGCGATGTTATCTGGAACATTAACATCAAAAATTATGCGTAAGTTAAATATAAAAACCTATAACAACCCAACAGCGATCGAAAAAGATACAACTATCTAA